From the Maioricimonas rarisocia genome, one window contains:
- a CDS encoding penicillin-binding protein activator LpoB, whose product MDRRVFLRESVLLLSALPIAGLAGCRGRQHAHVLTKTDEDMVGSHTAGAETWKPLIDEAVGKILGRQMEIILPAGHVEGALPVKKRICFVGVENRSSEEIGDFKEQIYQQIDTIISQSDAFAPVSRRFVEAGLRESRIRPDQLFIPANQRMFAAAMEQLHHPFDYLLFATITSGTTRSNKDYQRDYMLTLELVNIQTGDFDKESANLRKGYHKSAIGKLKHYGT is encoded by the coding sequence ATGGATCGACGAGTCTTTCTGCGTGAATCTGTTCTGCTTCTCTCCGCACTGCCGATTGCCGGGCTGGCCGGTTGCCGCGGCCGTCAGCACGCTCATGTCCTCACGAAAACCGACGAAGACATGGTCGGCAGCCACACCGCCGGTGCCGAGACGTGGAAGCCGCTGATTGACGAAGCGGTCGGCAAGATTCTCGGCCGCCAGATGGAGATCATCCTTCCGGCCGGTCACGTCGAGGGAGCACTGCCGGTCAAGAAGCGGATCTGCTTCGTCGGCGTCGAGAACAGGAGCTCCGAAGAGATCGGCGACTTCAAGGAGCAGATCTACCAGCAGATCGACACGATCATCAGCCAGTCGGATGCCTTCGCTCCGGTCTCGCGGCGGTTCGTCGAAGCCGGCCTGCGCGAATCCCGCATCCGTCCCGACCAGCTCTTCATTCCCGCCAATCAGCGGATGTTCGCCGCCGCTATGGAGCAGCTGCATCATCCGTTCGATTACCTGCTGTTCGCCACCATCACCTCCGGCACGACACGCAGCAACAAGGACTACCAGCGGGATTACATGCTGACGCTCGAACTGGTCAACATTCAGACCGGCGACTTCGACAAGGAATCGGCCAATCTCCGCAAGGGGTACCACAAATCGGCGATCGGCAAGCTCAAGCACTACGGTACGTGA
- a CDS encoding ABC transporter ATP-binding protein has protein sequence MIETSTPIIELRNVSRSFGTQEVLRDITLPVYRGETLVLIGESGCGKSVTMKLMMDLLQPTSGEVCWDGRPVRERTEKEITRERLRFGYLFQGAALFDSLSVYENVAFGLRQNTTMPEPEIRDIVVGRLRDVGLNANVCEKKPAQLSGGMRKRVGLARALALEPEVILYDEPTTGLDPIMSDVINELILQTRARRPVTSIVVTHDMHTVRKVADRVVMFYPLTRLEETEPQIIFEGAAEEAYDSGDPRVSRFVRGEAGERLMELAAE, from the coding sequence ATGATTGAGACATCGACGCCCATCATCGAACTGCGAAACGTGTCGCGGAGTTTCGGCACGCAGGAGGTGCTGCGCGATATTACTTTGCCGGTCTATCGCGGCGAGACCCTGGTACTCATCGGCGAGAGCGGCTGCGGCAAAAGCGTGACCATGAAGCTGATGATGGACCTGCTGCAGCCGACGAGCGGCGAGGTCTGCTGGGATGGTCGCCCGGTTCGGGAACGGACCGAGAAGGAGATTACACGCGAGCGGCTGCGGTTCGGCTACCTGTTTCAGGGGGCGGCCCTGTTCGACAGCCTGAGCGTCTACGAGAATGTCGCGTTCGGGCTCCGACAGAATACGACCATGCCCGAGCCGGAGATTCGCGACATCGTGGTCGGCCGGCTCAGGGACGTCGGCCTGAACGCGAACGTTTGCGAAAAGAAGCCGGCTCAGCTTTCGGGCGGCATGCGAAAGCGGGTCGGACTGGCGCGGGCGCTGGCGCTCGAACCGGAAGTCATCCTGTACGACGAGCCGACGACCGGCCTCGATCCGATCATGAGCGACGTGATCAACGAACTGATTCTGCAGACGCGGGCCCGGCGACCGGTGACCAGCATTGTCGTCACCCACGACATGCACACGGTCCGCAAGGTGGCCGACCGGGTGGTCATGTTCTACCCGCTGACCCGGCTCGAAGAGACCGAACCGCAGATCATTTTCGAAGGCGCTGCCGAGGAGGCCTACGACTCAGGCGATCCGCGTGTGTCGCGGTTCGTGCGGGGCGAGGCGGGCGAGCGCCTGATGGAACTTGCCGCGGAGTGA
- a CDS encoding MlaE family ABC transporter permease — translation MAEPPRAKMVSIWIGHSGRFCRPSQGPGCGARRVLHRDFHRRTASIASSSLMSSVPIPRRMTPIHHLGQMVLETVNLVGDLVLFGMQMLSWMVARRTRGAVLWPVMYQIGVMSIPVIMITGAFIGMVLAVQTYDQLKMMHMETQIGSVINLTLVKELGPVLAALMLAGRVGSSMAAELGTMRVTEQIDALTALGANPTHYLVVPRFLACVLLIPMLTLFADGVGILSGWIFSTQVLGVDSFHYWYHSVKFIATWDVLSGVVKSIFFGGAIALVACHRGFRSRAGAEGVGRAATEAFVYSFIAILLIDFMLGTLLMRLYYVVWLPFGLP, via the coding sequence GTGGCGGAACCGCCGCGGGCAAAAATGGTCTCGATCTGGATCGGGCATTCCGGTAGATTCTGCCGCCCTTCGCAGGGCCCCGGCTGCGGTGCGCGACGTGTGCTCCACCGGGATTTCCATCGCCGAACAGCTTCGATTGCCAGTTCTTCCCTCATGTCCTCCGTTCCCATACCCCGGCGAATGACCCCCATCCACCATCTTGGCCAGATGGTTCTGGAGACGGTGAATCTTGTGGGAGACCTCGTCCTGTTCGGCATGCAGATGCTGAGCTGGATGGTGGCGCGGCGAACGCGCGGAGCCGTGCTCTGGCCGGTCATGTACCAGATCGGCGTGATGAGTATTCCTGTGATCATGATTACGGGTGCGTTCATCGGCATGGTGCTGGCCGTGCAGACGTACGATCAGCTGAAAATGATGCACATGGAGACCCAGATCGGGTCGGTGATCAATCTCACGCTGGTGAAGGAACTCGGGCCGGTGCTCGCCGCCCTGATGCTGGCCGGGCGCGTCGGCAGCTCGATGGCAGCCGAACTGGGCACGATGCGGGTCACCGAACAGATCGACGCCCTCACGGCTCTTGGAGCCAACCCCACGCATTACCTGGTGGTGCCGCGGTTCCTCGCGTGCGTGCTGCTCATTCCCATGCTGACCCTGTTCGCCGACGGCGTGGGCATCCTCTCCGGCTGGATCTTCAGCACACAGGTCCTCGGCGTGGACAGCTTTCATTACTGGTACCACTCCGTCAAATTCATCGCGACGTGGGATGTGCTCAGCGGGGTGGTGAAGAGCATCTTCTTCGGGGGGGCGATCGCCCTTGTCGCCTGCCATCGGGGCTTCCGCTCTCGGGCGGGAGCCGAAGGGGTCGGCCGGGCCGCCACCGAGGCGTTCGTCTATTCGTTCATCGCGATTCTGCTCATCGACTTCATGCTCGGCACGTTGCTGATGCGGCTGTACTACGTGGTCTGGCTGCCGTTCGGATTGCCGTGA
- a CDS encoding MlaD family protein: MSERQLQFRVGLFALLSLVVGMVLVVKFGEIQNYWQETYAIAIHFEEAPGLLAGTPVRQNGLRVGSVREVMLDDEAGGVLAIVDIRVDRKLRVDSQASLVRSLLGDAWIEFTAGSSPEVIPPNHRVNGHAPVDPMEIVDRMEKQVSTTLASFAATSREWERVGANVNSLMETRQGNLDEVIERAALSLEQFSRTMQTANTTLTSVNELVADPKMQQDLRDTVAALPAMVNETRQTISAARVSIEKVGENLDQVSRATEPLAENSRQITTRLAGSLMQLESLLTELNSFSKMLNSEDGSVQRFAADPELYENLNNSAAALTLLLRNLDPLVKDMRVFSDKVARHPEILGVSGALKGSSGIKESSEAQGPIRQTSGFLPQR, translated from the coding sequence ATGAGTGAACGTCAGCTTCAGTTTCGCGTCGGACTGTTCGCACTCCTTTCGCTGGTGGTGGGGATGGTCCTGGTCGTGAAATTCGGCGAAATCCAGAACTACTGGCAGGAAACGTACGCCATCGCGATTCACTTCGAGGAGGCTCCGGGCCTGCTCGCGGGCACGCCGGTCCGTCAGAACGGCCTGCGAGTCGGTTCGGTCCGCGAAGTGATGCTCGACGATGAGGCCGGCGGAGTTCTGGCCATTGTCGACATCCGCGTGGATCGCAAACTACGCGTCGATTCTCAGGCGTCACTGGTCCGCAGTCTGCTCGGCGATGCCTGGATCGAGTTTACCGCCGGTTCGAGTCCGGAAGTCATTCCGCCCAACCATCGCGTCAACGGGCATGCCCCGGTCGATCCGATGGAGATCGTCGACCGCATGGAGAAGCAGGTCTCGACGACGCTGGCCAGCTTCGCCGCGACCAGCCGCGAATGGGAACGGGTCGGTGCCAACGTCAACAGTCTGATGGAGACCCGGCAGGGGAACCTGGACGAGGTCATCGAGAGGGCCGCGCTCTCGCTCGAACAGTTCTCCCGCACGATGCAGACCGCCAACACGACGCTCACCAGCGTCAACGAACTGGTGGCTGACCCGAAGATGCAGCAGGACCTGCGGGACACCGTTGCGGCATTGCCGGCGATGGTCAACGAGACCCGGCAGACGATCTCCGCCGCACGCGTCTCGATCGAGAAGGTGGGGGAGAACCTCGACCAGGTGAGCCGGGCAACCGAACCGCTCGCGGAGAACAGCCGCCAGATCACAACCCGGCTGGCCGGGAGTCTGATGCAGCTGGAATCGCTGCTGACCGAGCTGAATTCCTTTTCGAAGATGCTCAATTCGGAAGACGGAAGTGTGCAGCGGTTCGCGGCTGATCCGGAGCTGTATGAGAACCTGAACAACTCGGCGGCGGCACTGACGCTGCTGCTGCGAAACCTGGATCCGCTGGTGAAAGACATGCGCGTCTTCAGCGACAAGGTCGCCCGGCATCCGGAGATTCTCGGCGTGAGCGGCGCGCTGAAGGGGAGTTCGGGCATCAAGGAATCGTCGGAAGCCCAAGGACCGATCCGCCAGACGAGCGGCTTCCTGCCGCAGCGGTAG